Below is a window of Arabidopsis thaliana chromosome 2, partial sequence DNA.
aagaaatttcaaaattgaacCTCGTATTTAATGGCTCCGGGAGATGCTGATGGTTGAATAAGTGTTGCAGTAGAGACTGCACCACTTGCAGATAAAACGCAAATGGCTCTCGGACCTTGTTGAGAGAAAGCTATAACCTTTGATGCAATATCCTGTTGCAAAGTTTCAAAGCTTTTCAGCAATcagcaaataaaaaacatttcacGAAAGCTCTGAAATAGTTAGTGATTCAACATTACTTCTCCTATTGAAACCGCGATAACATGTGGCGTGAAGCTCATTCCAGAAGATGAAGGCATCAGTTCACCTaatcaatttcaaaagaacaaaaaaaacaggcTCATTGAATCAATAAATGCGAGTCTAATTCATAAGAGTTTAAGCAGAGCATAATACAAagaaagacaacaaaattAGTTCCAATTTAGGAAAGTTTTAAGTTCCCACTCATTAGGAATAAACAATTGGATATTTTGACttgagaaaacataaaataatccTGGTTCTTGATTCAATATATAATGgagctttcttttttcaagaTTGCAAGTTTCAGAGATAGATAGTTAATTACCAACGGAAGccattctctgtttcttgccGGAGCCCGGAGGTCGACCACGGCCGCGTTTGTTAGAGTTGTTGGGAGTAATGGTCGAAACAGAGGAAGACGACAGAGCCAAAGAAACAGAGCCGTCTTGACCGTATTTTCTAGGCCGTCCTCTCTTTCGTTTCATCGGAGTTTCACTgggaggtggaggaggagcaATCATATTAACGCCGATATGATGAGGAAGAGCTCCGGCTCCTCCGGCTGCTGTTGCCAGAGAAGGATCACCGTGTAAAGAAGGAGATCCGAAACCAGTGGAGCCTGACCCGAATGGAGAGTTTTGATTAGGTAAGTGACGAAGACCTTGCTGTTGCTGTGGTGATCCATGAAACGTTGGAGGACCCGACCCGGATAATCCTCTATGGATATAGTAAGAACCTGACCCGGATAATCCCATTGCATCTCTTCGATCCATTTCGCATTTACaatagttgaagaagaaagactcttttcaactttttaagTGAACTTGTGAAACCCTAAAAAGATTGTGGCTAGAATTatgaggagagagagaaaaagaaagaggataAATGGATAAGaggaaaaaacagaatcaaaggTTGAGAGACTTTACGATGAAGATATAAACTTGGAGAGAAAGGAACATGCAAAGCTCTAAAcactttctctgcttcttacttctcctcctctctctctttcattcttTCACCATaagcaacaagaaaagaaaagctttctcTTCTATCAACAATGGTTAGGACTTGGTTTTGAggctatctctctctctctctcttcttgaatttgtttgctttttagTTTTCTGGGTGACAGAaggaaacagaaacaaacaaaaaacctcTAACAGACTCTCTCTCAAGCAAAAGCATTTACTGTGAGGATAACAACAATGGGatcttttaattcttttttttctgaaaatgtaTTTGGAAATTCAAAATCCTAATGAATAAACTGACTTTGACTGTAGCTCTATATAGCAACTAGGCATCTGTATGGCACATGACTCTTATGGCCACACTCTTTATTCAGGCGCGTGCACCAACATGtcactcttctttcttctcaaccAGAAATCTTGGTGAACAGATTCCTCCTTTTCAAGCTGATGCTACTTCTTACTAGTCTCTCTACTGTTTCTATAGACTGATTGATCTCTTCGGAATTTGATCTGAGACGGAAGAATCTGTAGAGACAGTGGAGGCCACGCGCCGGAGAGTGAGAAAAGATTTGGGCCTGTCTGGTCAGAGACTTGCCCACTGGCTTCCACTTTGAGAACTATTTtgacgagagagagaggctGATCAGAagaaatctataaaatatcTCGCAAGGACCCATTGATGGGATGATATAACCTCTCAAAGCCTTTGAGATTTTTTCCTATTAGGATTCAACTTTAAATGTACCATGTAATGTGTGACACTGTTTGTATAAGACTTTTGATTATGACAAACATAATTTGACTTTCTAAAAgacagtttttttcttcaaaatatgtttAGTGGAATACTGGAATGTACTAATAAACTAGAAAAGATCTTGGGTCTGACTAATGCACCATGAAAGTCTTATGCCAATTATAAACATACTtgtgtctttgttttgtttacctAAAAGTTGACTTTTTCTCAGAGAAATCAGAATCTATGCTGAATTTGAACTTTAGAAGCAATTAGGAACCATACACATTTCACTTCATCAATAGCTACATTCCACAATGATCCCGATCCGGTTAGATAGCAAAATCTTGCATTCAAAAGAGAGAGTGATACATAAGAGTTTAACCTATAAGAAGAAGCTAGCTTCAACATGATTTCTCCAAAGTAAAGACGAAGATCAATGAAGAACAATTTTACATACAAGTGAAAAAAAACGAAGTTCCTTGTCAATTGTCTAGCTCCATTGCCTGAGCAGCTTTAGCTTTAGCAGTTGGAGTCagttttgtctttaatttcttcttgcCAACAGAAAAtccacctttcttcttcttcccactTCCATCAACCtagacaacaaaatcaaccaaCTCACAGATATCATAAACTACTCTAGACTTCATTTAAATGATTTGGAAAACTCAAACTTATTCGTCAGATGTTCTACTAAGAAGattcaatattattatttttacccCACATAAGCTTCTGACTAACACTATCGAAATCAAATTGAATCCAAGCGAATTCAATCATTTCACCATTGGTAACCAACTAGAGTAATATATAGCTAGAAAAGACCATTCTCTGCAACAGAATCGGTTTGCTACTTAACGAACACCAA
It encodes the following:
- a CDS encoding uncharacterized protein (unknown protein; Has 32 Blast hits to 32 proteins in 13 species: Archae - 0; Bacteria - 0; Metazoa - 0; Fungi - 0; Plants - 32; Viruses - 0; Other Eukaryotes - 0 (source: NCBI BLink).), producing MSKKNNLAKRKKQHEYNLQKEKELQDKKIKKLHANKNKMKVDGSGKKKKGGFSVGKKKLKTKLTPTAKAKAAQAMELDN
- a CDS encoding AT hook motif DNA-binding family protein (AT hook motif DNA-binding family protein; FUNCTIONS IN: DNA binding; INVOLVED IN: biological_process unknown; LOCATED IN: nucleus; EXPRESSED IN: 21 plant structures; EXPRESSED DURING: 13 growth stages; CONTAINS InterPro DOMAIN/s: Protein of unknown function DUF296 (InterPro:IPR005175), AT hook, DNA-binding motif (InterPro:IPR017956); BEST Arabidopsis thaliana protein match is: AT hook motif DNA-binding family protein (TAIR:AT3G61310.1); Has 793 Blast hits to 789 proteins in 47 species: Archae - 0; Bacteria - 4; Metazoa - 23; Fungi - 13; Plants - 747; Viruses - 0; Other Eukaryotes - 6 (source: NCBI BLink).); protein product: MDRRDAMGLSGSGSYYIHRGLSGSGPPTFHGSPQQQQGLRHLPNQNSPFGSGSTGFGSPSLHGDPSLATAAGGAGALPHHIGVNMIAPPPPPSETPMKRKRGRPRKYGQDGSVSLALSSSSVSTITPNNSNKRGRGRPPGSGKKQRMASVGELMPSSSGMSFTPHVIAVSIGEDIASKVIAFSQQGPRAICVLSASGAVSTATLIQPSASPGAIKYEGRFEILALSTSYIVATDGSFRNRTGNLSVSLASPDGRVIGGAIGGPLIAASPVQVIVGSFIWAAPKIKSKKREEEASEVVQETDDHHVLDNNNNTISPVPQQQPNQNLIWSTGSRQMDMRHAHADIDLMRG
- a CDS encoding AT hook motif DNA-binding family protein codes for the protein MDRRDAMGLSGSGSYYIHRGLSGSGPPTFHGSPQQQQGLRHLPNQNSPFGSGSTGFGSPSLHGDPSLATAAGGAGALPHHIGVNMIAPPPPPSETPMKRKRGRPRKYGQDGSVSLALSSSSVSTITPNNSNKRGRGRPPGSGKKQRMASVGELMPSSSGMSFTPHVIAVSIGEDIASKVIAFSQQGPRAICVLSASGAVSTATLIQPSASPGAIKYEGRFEILALSTSYIVATDGSFRNRTGNLSVSLASPDGRVIGGAIGGPLIAASPVQVWFTLFS